In Gossypium arboreum isolate Shixiya-1 chromosome 3, ASM2569848v2, whole genome shotgun sequence, the sequence AATCAAAATCTCCTTGCCTTTCACTGTAATCTTTCCTCCACACCTTAATTAGTTGTTGAAATTATACTTCCCACCATGCCCACAGCAAGCTATGAGAGGGAGCTCGAATCCTGCTCCCATATGAAACAAGTTATTTATCCGAAAGACATAAAACCGCTACACAAATACTTGTGCTGGAAATAGTTACCGAGTTTCTTGGCTTGGCTGATGAGAGTGTACTTCACCGAGTAGACATCGACATACGTAATCGCCGCTAAAGGAAGTTGTTTCCTTAATTGAATAACAACATCTTTCAATCTCTGGTTGAAATACTGAGCCACCTCATTGAATGGACTGCCGCAGCCATATTTGTCTAGTTGAGTCGCACTGGTAAGAAATCTGTCCAGAACATACGGTAGGCAGCCTACCGGTCCGGTGTTGTGTATCCAAAATGTTCTTCCTCCTTGATCATATAATCGCTGCACAAAACATCAGATTATAATCATGTCATCGTCATTAAGTATACGGATTTGACCTATTAATTGTTCTCTCGAGACGAAAACGGTTCTTATCCAACCTTAACAGCTTCAGATAACTGAAGGAGCACATCTGGAACATATGCCTTAATTTGCTCTGTCGTCAGGTTAAGCTTATAGCCGGCAGTGAGATCGTTTTGACCAATGTCAAAGGTGTACAAGGCCTTTGAGAAATAATCCTCCTTTGGCAACAATTTATGAAATACCCCTGATATATTATAAAGTTAAGTTTTATGCAAAAGAAAAATTGGGGTAATATGCATGCATTAGGATTGCAGTACCTTGCTTGCTTATAATCTTAGATCTGGTATGGAATTCTGAGAATTGAACCAACTGTACATCTAATGAAATAGGACTGGCCCCACTTTGAAAAATGGTGGTATTTTGTCGCCTGATGGTTGATCCTGCAGTTGCAAAGTTGGCTCCATGGCTGAAGTTTAAACCCACCGAGTCCAGGTAAGCACTAAGATAAGGTAATCCGAAGCTTTCAGCTACAAGAAACCCCCAACGAAAAGCAGTATAATTATTAGGATATGCTGCAACTCTTCATATCTTTTGTTGTGTAAGCGTGTTAAAAGAAGCAATGCGGAAAGTTGAAACAGTATAAAATAAAACTTAGAAGAATGAACTGAATTGGATGCAAAATAAATCTTAAATTTATCTATAATTTATAATCTATAATATCTATTATATTAAGATGattgtaaaattaatatttaacctgattgatttaaaaaataaataaatatcaaatttatatatgaattttggtcAAATATACATTTTGATACATTGATTTGATGCAATTATGCtcataaaatttgaattttgattcataAGTATACAAAAACTTCGATTTTGATTCAATCTGTAcacattttaataaataaatatataaatttattttcatattgaattaatataattatttatgtatgcaatatatcaaAGTAAAATGATGCTAATTTGATAATGTTGTcaataatttgtaaaaattaaatcaaattaaaatttatgtataaaattacacaaaatcaaagtttACCTATAACATTGCACATtagatcaaaatttatatataattttgatatttatccttaaaataataatgaattaaaagaaaacaaaataactTTTGGAATTTTTTAGGTTTGCAAATTAAAAAATCTTAAGGTAAAAGTTTGGCATCCACAAACAgcagtatttttattttatttttacactcATTGTTGCTTCggtgttattattttaatatgttgTTGTTTTGAGAGTGTTTTTATGATACTCGTGACTATTTCTTCGAAGAAGAGTGATTTAATTATATCCAatgtttttcaatttatatcccATGAGATCTGATTCACTCATTTTTTAGTATCCCATTTATCAATTCAACTCGAGAGAGATACTATTTGTTGACCATAAAAAATGGTCTATTCTCACTTGCGAGTGCTTATTCTTTAGTGTTGTCCTGTGTTTGAGAAGTGTTTGTCAGGGTTGAACCACAACTCTCATTTGTGGTCACATATTTGGAGATGTAGGCTACTTTCGAAATTGAAAATACTCTTTTTGAAAATGTAGACTCCAAGGTAGTCCCCACTAAATCTTTCCTCCGACATAAAAAAGTCATGGTGGAAGATTCACGTCCACTGTGCTTGAATGCACAGGAAGATATACAACATCTACATAAGAATGACCAGTTTACTCAGATCATCTGGAGTTCTATTTCTACTTTTGCCAAAGTTTCTCACATTCCTGGTGTCAATTGGGAAGATTGGCTCATTGGTAATCTCCCTCCCAAGTTTTGGTCAATAAAGCCAAAAATTTCTTGAAGTATGCTATTTGTTTTCACCCGTGGGAAATTTGGTTTACTCACAACATACTAGTCTTTGAAAATGATCGCCATATAAAACAATTCCTTGATAAAGTCTATACTGCAGTGGTAGAGTTCTCTGCTCTTTCTCTAGTAGTGAATAGGAAAGATTTGCCATGTTTTGTTCTTTGGTCTTGGAAACCACCTCCAATGGACTGGTTCAAACTTATAGCTCTTCAATAGAAAACCCATAAGAGTGGAGATTAGAGCTTTCATAAATAACCATTCTGGTGATTGGATAATTGGAGCTTATCAACTGTAACGACTAGGTTTTTAATAGTATCATAAAATTTAGTTTCGAATAGAATTAATTGTGTAgagatattaaataattaaaatagaataatttaTGTGTCAAGTATGGATCTGAGAGGTCGAATAATTAAGTGTTGTTAAATtaaattgatcaataaaataataCAGGAATTAAATTGATTAGTGACctaaatgaaaggaaattgattTCTAAATTGTTAGGTGCCTTAAGTGGCAATTAAGCAAAGGTTATATAacaattaaaccattttaaatgttgttgtcacatcccaaaatttGGTCTAGAAATTTTGAGGGTAAAATAGGAATTTTTAGCTCTAAGTAGGTTCGGAAAATTCTAAATTGTGGTAACCCAAAATTATTTTCGATCATAGCTTTTGAAAagttaaatcaatttttaaaaataaggtTGAAAAGatctttgattttaaaataagaattgttttgtaaaagggtttgAATTAGGAGTACCATTAAAGTAAATATCCCAAAGTTCTAACCCACATTAATTTATTCTCCACATTTTTGTTGTCATCCTGCTCTCCCAAGCTTCTcccatttaattttatttgtacaaatcttaattcttttatttctatCATCACCCAAGCTATAAAACGCCATAAAACTTCAAGAAAAACAATTAAGAACACTATATATTTCTCTATTATTGAACTTTTGGGTTTTTCTCGGTTCTTTGTTAACTAAGATAATGATTCGATTCCTTATTAGTTTTTAATATTATCTAGTCTTTAAAACTGGGTTTTTAGgcattaaattaaatgttttgaataaaagtaaaaaattagatcgttaatggtggattttgaGATTTTGAATAAAAACGAGGTTTTAGAGTATTCTTTTCCATTATTTTTTAtgtgattagaaggtttctaaacatTCGTTAAAGTATTGTTAAAAAATTCcaatgttttaatgaattttcgtaAAAATTGTCATTGTATGTCAAAATTTCAAATCCATGAATCTGTATAGCTTTGAGTAGTTTGAAGGTTGAGAATTGTTCTTAGGTGTATAATTAGATTATTGGAATCAATTATAGGCAATGGAAATAAGTAAAGATTAAGATACCTGAGCTTCAAGTTTGTTAGTCGAAATTCCAATTTCATGAGAAATATAGCTTAGGCTTGTGTTTTTAGTTGATTTTGATGAGTTTTTGGCTGAATGTTAATTGTGTTTATCGTGTGATTTAATTTGGTGAAGCTTCGGAATCATTAGGACATTCTTCGAGTAAGGCGAAAGATAAGAAAAAGCTAGTTTAGGCTTTCAGTGGCTAGGTGAAAGCGTGAACAATGAGTGTTTTGAATCTCTACTTGTAGACATGATTCATAGTATTAATTGGGAGCTTAGGAatagcctaaacccctatcctAAGTTCCGAGTGTTCTATTTCCCTTGTTTTATTTTGGcaaattatgtgattatgtgaataaTTGTGGATTGATTTTTATAATACGATATTGTGATATGAGGCATGTGTGATGACTAttggtgtaacgccccaaaaatatgaatttatgattgtTAAATTATGTCATTGAttagtatctgcttcagtggttaatgGCTTAGAAAGTGTGTTTGAGGTTATGGGTTTAAATTTCGTTCTTTGAAAATTTTGCTATTTTTTTCCCATATCCCTAACTCTAGTCttttgatttaaattttattttcagtcATCTTATAttagaatgagcctgttggttttAGTGGTAAGATGTTAGCTTGCCCTttagtcttgtgtttgaatccttgTGTAAGTGAAATGGAAATATTTTTGCGACTTTTGTTTGAACCAACCATGTAGTGGTCTTGGTCTAGTCGAACTCTGTCTATGGGAAAAATTTGATAAGTTATCAAAATATTGTGTTttgttctttttttattttaaatttcttttcttttcttttctcaaattCCTCATTCCCACATTTCccattttcaatttatgttctcCTGTGAATTTAGGTTTTGAATATTTGAGAGTAAGTGGTTTTGTTGATTTTTGTTAAGTTTATGAATGTTATATTTTTATCTTCTTAAAGTGATGCTTAATCTTGTGAGATCTTTATGGTTAGGTGATAATTAAGAAACTCGGGATTTCCCTCCGACGAA encodes:
- the LOC108455311 gene encoding LOW QUALITY PROTEIN: GDSL esterase/lipase At3g26430-like (The sequence of the model RefSeq protein was modified relative to this genomic sequence to represent the inferred CDS: substituted 1 base at 1 genomic stop codon), which encodes MEPHGFKKVIIGLIFSMTLLPSSSSSSAPCNFPAIFNFGDSNSDTGGLSAAFGQAPAPNGETYFHAPAAESFGLPYLSAYLDSVGLNFSHGANFATAGSTIRRQNTTIFQSGASPISLDVQLVQFSEFHTRSKIISKQGVFHKLLPKEDYFSKALYTFDIGQNDLTAGYKLNLTTEQIKAYVPDVLLQLSEAVKRLYDQGGRTFWIHNTGPVGCLPYVLDRFLTSATQLDKYGCGSPFNEVAQYFNQRLKDVVIQLRKQLPLAAITYVDVYSVKYTLISQAKKLGFELPLIACCGHGGKYNFNNXLRCGGKITVKGKEILIAKSCGNPSVRVNWDGIHFTEAANRWIFQQIASGSFSDPPLPLKMACHLSKDGAMNKFR